Proteins from a single region of Lates calcarifer isolate ASB-BC8 linkage group LG19, TLL_Latcal_v3, whole genome shotgun sequence:
- the map7a gene encoding ensconsin isoform X3, with product MAVQKKQSVIPPSQGPLSTRTIESQKKGNGFERAGENGSYIKPNSQAKKAACPVHKPAQIFNTVTPRATAVANGLNVDERLKAARERREEHQKLLASRELSRLEREQRARRYYERQLQERKKKLLEQRLKEERRRAAVEEKRKQRLKEEKERYESAVRRTLEKSQRAQQNLSQNSRGRKLAKNVSFHSMNTTTTTTTLHKPQHHSGSVHHRPSASPSPNNRSINLAQIKAARQQEANKKNSNSGSSIKSTAVNTSVKSATVAQSRTPSPSPERTPRRSISRHSTPLQLELPSVPEEDVAVCSSALTPGNSRPARTSAEGQQEKIRDKKNAPETPCLNLPNTETEAITRTAGDGSPSHVPPRPAPQPPEVVSRPSAGTTDPEEASRNLAEKRREARLQREREEQERLQKEEAERRSREELERRRSEERARQQAEAQRLIEEKRRREEEEQRRAEEERAQAMREAALLQKQREEEQARERAKAEQMKKEREILAQKEEAERQARKKRLEEIMRRTRRTDSPDTKSVPARILPNEAQPKENTQPVNNGTIEDVVKLPVGTKSSQLGLNNEEDMVPVVAFKERRSLRTLTGLEEIQTHQRAEVI from the exons AGAATGGCTCTTACATCAAACCAAATTCACAGGCAAAGAAAGCAGCCTGTCCTGTCCACAAGCCTGCTCAAATCTTCAACACAGTTACTCCACGGGCCACTGCAG TGGCTAATGGACTAAATGTTGATGAGAGGCTGAAAGCAGCTcgagaaagaagagaggagcaCCAGAAGTTACTCG CCTCTCGGGAACTGAGCAGGTTGGAGCGCGAGCAGCGGGCCAGGCGTTACTATGAACGACAACTACAGGAGCGCAAGAAGAAACTCCTGGAGCAGAGGctcaaagaggagaggaggcgtGCTGCCGTGGAAGAGAAGCGCAAGCAGagactgaaggaggagaaa GAGCGGTATGAATCCGCAGTACGCAGAACGCTGGAGAAGAGCCAAAGGGCCCAACAGAATCTCAGTCAAAACTCAAGAGGAAGGAAGCTCGCCAAGAATG TTTCATTCCACTCCATGaataccaccaccaccaccaccacccttcaCAAACCCCAGCACCACTCTGGTTCAGTCCACCACAGGCCATCCGCCTCCCCCAGTCCCAACAACAGAAGCATCAATCTGGCACAG atCAAAGCAGCAAGACAGCAAGAGGCTAACAAGAAGAACTCAAACAGTGGCTCAAGTATTAAATCAACTGCTGTCAACACCAGTGTGAAATCAGCCACAGTTGCACAAAGCAGAACCCCCTCCCCCTCACCAGAACG GACTCCCCGAAGATCAATCAGCAGGCATTCCACCCCGCTGCAGCTCGAGCTCCCATCAGTCCCCGAGGAAGATGTTGCTGTTTGCAGTTCTGCCCTCACTCCCGGTAACTCAAGGCCTGCCAGGACATCAGCTGAAGGTCAGCAGGAGAAAATTagggataaaaaaaatgcaccaGAGACTCCTTGTTTGAACCTGCCCAACACTGAGACAGAGGCTATAACCAGGACAGCTGGAGATGGAA GTCCTTCACATGTGCCTCCTCGTCCAGCCCCACAGCCTCCTGAAGTTGTGAGCAGGCCCTCAGCTGGGACCACAGACCCAGAGGAGGCCTCACGTAACCTGgctgaaaagaggagagaggccCGACTACagcgggagagagaggagcaggagcgCCTGCagaaagaggaggcagaaag GCGGAGTCGAGAAGAACTGGAGCGCAGGAGGTCAGAGGAGCGAGCGCGACAGCAGGCCGAGGCTCAGCGTCTGatagaggagaagaggaggagggaggaagaggagcagagacgAGCTGAGGAGGAGCGAGCTCAGGCCATGAGGGAAGCCGCTCTACTGCAGAAACAG agagaggaggagcaagCCAGAGAGAGGGCGAAAGCAgagcagatgaaaaaagagcGAGAGATACTCGCACAGAAAGAAGAGGCAGAGCGCCAAGCAAGAAAAAAG cgACTTGAGGAGATCATGCGGAGAACCAGAAGGACAGATTCTCCAGATACG AAATCTGTACCAGCTAGGATCTTGCCAAATGAAGCCCaaccaaaggaaaacacacagcctGTGAACAATGGCACTATAGAAGATGTGGTCAAGCTGCCAGTGGGGACAAAGTCCTCACAGCTGGGGCTGAACAACGAGGAGGATATGGTACCTGTTGTGGCCTTCAAAGAACGCAGGTCTCTCAGAACGCTCACTGGCCTGGAGGAAATCCAGACCCACCAACGGGCAG AGGTCATCTGA
- the map7a gene encoding ensconsin isoform X2, with translation MAVQKKQSVIPPSQGPLSTRTIESQKKGNGFERAGENGSYIKPNSQAKKAACPVHKPAQIFNTVTPRATAVANGLNVDERLKAARERREEHQKLLASRELSRLEREQRARRYYERQLQERKKKLLEQRLKEERRRAAVEEKRKQRLKEEKERYESAVRRTLEKSQRAQQNLSQNSRGRKLAKNVPRRLPLTTWEKNLVSRLLTPTCSYLARSKSAGCQSGEEVSFHSMNTTTTTTTLHKPQHHSGSVHHRPSASPSPNNRSINLAQIKAARQQEANKKNSNSGSSIKSTAVNTSVKSATVAQSRTPSPSPERTPRRSISRHSTPLQLELPSVPEEDVAVCSSALTPGNSRPARTSAEGQQEKIRDKKNAPETPCLNLPNTETEAITRTAGDGSPSHVPPRPAPQPPEVVSRPSAGTTDPEEASRNLAEKRREARLQREREEQERLQKEEAERRSREELERRRSEERARQQAEAQRLIEEKRRREEEEQRRAEEERAQAMREAALLQKQREEEQARERAKAEQMKKEREILAQKEEAERQARKKRLEEIMRRTRRTDSPDTKSVPARILPNEAQPKENTQPVNNGTIEDVVKLPVGTKSSQLGLNNEEDMVPVVAFKERRSLRTLTGLEEIQTHQRAEVI, from the exons AGAATGGCTCTTACATCAAACCAAATTCACAGGCAAAGAAAGCAGCCTGTCCTGTCCACAAGCCTGCTCAAATCTTCAACACAGTTACTCCACGGGCCACTGCAG TGGCTAATGGACTAAATGTTGATGAGAGGCTGAAAGCAGCTcgagaaagaagagaggagcaCCAGAAGTTACTCG CCTCTCGGGAACTGAGCAGGTTGGAGCGCGAGCAGCGGGCCAGGCGTTACTATGAACGACAACTACAGGAGCGCAAGAAGAAACTCCTGGAGCAGAGGctcaaagaggagaggaggcgtGCTGCCGTGGAAGAGAAGCGCAAGCAGagactgaaggaggagaaa GAGCGGTATGAATCCGCAGTACGCAGAACGCTGGAGAAGAGCCAAAGGGCCCAACAGAATCTCAGTCAAAACTCAAGAGGAAGGAAGCTCGCCAAGAATG TTCCACGTCGCTTACCACTGACAACATGGGAGAAGAACTTGGTCAGTCGCCTCCTTACCCCCACTTGCTCTTATCTGGCCAGGAGCAAGAGTGCTGGTTGTCAGTCAGGAGAAGAAG TTTCATTCCACTCCATGaataccaccaccaccaccaccacccttcaCAAACCCCAGCACCACTCTGGTTCAGTCCACCACAGGCCATCCGCCTCCCCCAGTCCCAACAACAGAAGCATCAATCTGGCACAG atCAAAGCAGCAAGACAGCAAGAGGCTAACAAGAAGAACTCAAACAGTGGCTCAAGTATTAAATCAACTGCTGTCAACACCAGTGTGAAATCAGCCACAGTTGCACAAAGCAGAACCCCCTCCCCCTCACCAGAACG GACTCCCCGAAGATCAATCAGCAGGCATTCCACCCCGCTGCAGCTCGAGCTCCCATCAGTCCCCGAGGAAGATGTTGCTGTTTGCAGTTCTGCCCTCACTCCCGGTAACTCAAGGCCTGCCAGGACATCAGCTGAAGGTCAGCAGGAGAAAATTagggataaaaaaaatgcaccaGAGACTCCTTGTTTGAACCTGCCCAACACTGAGACAGAGGCTATAACCAGGACAGCTGGAGATGGAA GTCCTTCACATGTGCCTCCTCGTCCAGCCCCACAGCCTCCTGAAGTTGTGAGCAGGCCCTCAGCTGGGACCACAGACCCAGAGGAGGCCTCACGTAACCTGgctgaaaagaggagagaggccCGACTACagcgggagagagaggagcaggagcgCCTGCagaaagaggaggcagaaag GCGGAGTCGAGAAGAACTGGAGCGCAGGAGGTCAGAGGAGCGAGCGCGACAGCAGGCCGAGGCTCAGCGTCTGatagaggagaagaggaggagggaggaagaggagcagagacgAGCTGAGGAGGAGCGAGCTCAGGCCATGAGGGAAGCCGCTCTACTGCAGAAACAG agagaggaggagcaagCCAGAGAGAGGGCGAAAGCAgagcagatgaaaaaagagcGAGAGATACTCGCACAGAAAGAAGAGGCAGAGCGCCAAGCAAGAAAAAAG cgACTTGAGGAGATCATGCGGAGAACCAGAAGGACAGATTCTCCAGATACG AAATCTGTACCAGCTAGGATCTTGCCAAATGAAGCCCaaccaaaggaaaacacacagcctGTGAACAATGGCACTATAGAAGATGTGGTCAAGCTGCCAGTGGGGACAAAGTCCTCACAGCTGGGGCTGAACAACGAGGAGGATATGGTACCTGTTGTGGCCTTCAAAGAACGCAGGTCTCTCAGAACGCTCACTGGCCTGGAGGAAATCCAGACCCACCAACGGGCAG AGGTCATCTGA
- the map7a gene encoding ensconsin isoform X1 → MAVQKKQSVIPPSQGPLSTRTIESQKKGNGFERAGENGSYIKPNSQAKKAACPVHKPAQIFNTVTPRATAVANGLNVDERLKAARERREEHQKLLASRELSRLEREQRARRYYERQLQERKKKLLEQRLKEERRRAAVEEKRKQRLKEEKERYESAVRRTLEKSQRAQQNLSQNSRGRKLAKNVPRRLPLTTWEKNLVSRLLTPTCSYLARSKSAGCQSGEEVVHVCRRAVSFHSMNTTTTTTTLHKPQHHSGSVHHRPSASPSPNNRSINLAQIKAARQQEANKKNSNSGSSIKSTAVNTSVKSATVAQSRTPSPSPERTPRRSISRHSTPLQLELPSVPEEDVAVCSSALTPGNSRPARTSAEGQQEKIRDKKNAPETPCLNLPNTETEAITRTAGDGSPSHVPPRPAPQPPEVVSRPSAGTTDPEEASRNLAEKRREARLQREREEQERLQKEEAERRSREELERRRSEERARQQAEAQRLIEEKRRREEEEQRRAEEERAQAMREAALLQKQREEEQARERAKAEQMKKEREILAQKEEAERQARKKRLEEIMRRTRRTDSPDTKSVPARILPNEAQPKENTQPVNNGTIEDVVKLPVGTKSSQLGLNNEEDMVPVVAFKERRSLRTLTGLEEIQTHQRAEVI, encoded by the exons AGAATGGCTCTTACATCAAACCAAATTCACAGGCAAAGAAAGCAGCCTGTCCTGTCCACAAGCCTGCTCAAATCTTCAACACAGTTACTCCACGGGCCACTGCAG TGGCTAATGGACTAAATGTTGATGAGAGGCTGAAAGCAGCTcgagaaagaagagaggagcaCCAGAAGTTACTCG CCTCTCGGGAACTGAGCAGGTTGGAGCGCGAGCAGCGGGCCAGGCGTTACTATGAACGACAACTACAGGAGCGCAAGAAGAAACTCCTGGAGCAGAGGctcaaagaggagaggaggcgtGCTGCCGTGGAAGAGAAGCGCAAGCAGagactgaaggaggagaaa GAGCGGTATGAATCCGCAGTACGCAGAACGCTGGAGAAGAGCCAAAGGGCCCAACAGAATCTCAGTCAAAACTCAAGAGGAAGGAAGCTCGCCAAGAATG TTCCACGTCGCTTACCACTGACAACATGGGAGAAGAACTTGGTCAGTCGCCTCCTTACCCCCACTTGCTCTTATCTGGCCAGGAGCAAGAGTGCTGGTTGTCAGTCAGGAGAAGAAG TTGTCCATGTTTGTCGCCGTGCAGTTTCATTCCACTCCATGaataccaccaccaccaccaccacccttcaCAAACCCCAGCACCACTCTGGTTCAGTCCACCACAGGCCATCCGCCTCCCCCAGTCCCAACAACAGAAGCATCAATCTGGCACAG atCAAAGCAGCAAGACAGCAAGAGGCTAACAAGAAGAACTCAAACAGTGGCTCAAGTATTAAATCAACTGCTGTCAACACCAGTGTGAAATCAGCCACAGTTGCACAAAGCAGAACCCCCTCCCCCTCACCAGAACG GACTCCCCGAAGATCAATCAGCAGGCATTCCACCCCGCTGCAGCTCGAGCTCCCATCAGTCCCCGAGGAAGATGTTGCTGTTTGCAGTTCTGCCCTCACTCCCGGTAACTCAAGGCCTGCCAGGACATCAGCTGAAGGTCAGCAGGAGAAAATTagggataaaaaaaatgcaccaGAGACTCCTTGTTTGAACCTGCCCAACACTGAGACAGAGGCTATAACCAGGACAGCTGGAGATGGAA GTCCTTCACATGTGCCTCCTCGTCCAGCCCCACAGCCTCCTGAAGTTGTGAGCAGGCCCTCAGCTGGGACCACAGACCCAGAGGAGGCCTCACGTAACCTGgctgaaaagaggagagaggccCGACTACagcgggagagagaggagcaggagcgCCTGCagaaagaggaggcagaaag GCGGAGTCGAGAAGAACTGGAGCGCAGGAGGTCAGAGGAGCGAGCGCGACAGCAGGCCGAGGCTCAGCGTCTGatagaggagaagaggaggagggaggaagaggagcagagacgAGCTGAGGAGGAGCGAGCTCAGGCCATGAGGGAAGCCGCTCTACTGCAGAAACAG agagaggaggagcaagCCAGAGAGAGGGCGAAAGCAgagcagatgaaaaaagagcGAGAGATACTCGCACAGAAAGAAGAGGCAGAGCGCCAAGCAAGAAAAAAG cgACTTGAGGAGATCATGCGGAGAACCAGAAGGACAGATTCTCCAGATACG AAATCTGTACCAGCTAGGATCTTGCCAAATGAAGCCCaaccaaaggaaaacacacagcctGTGAACAATGGCACTATAGAAGATGTGGTCAAGCTGCCAGTGGGGACAAAGTCCTCACAGCTGGGGCTGAACAACGAGGAGGATATGGTACCTGTTGTGGCCTTCAAAGAACGCAGGTCTCTCAGAACGCTCACTGGCCTGGAGGAAATCCAGACCCACCAACGGGCAG AGGTCATCTGA
- the ankar gene encoding ankyrin and armadillo repeat-containing protein yields MASGLCENCSRLLKEVAAYLRKVCREFQQKIRDIFRELSQCTCFRTTPERNFLRRTTQELHLLYDDETQLLSQEGLQTLNKLAASESTDLQMTAAMYYLHLSHHLKSPLPEDFMEPVMALLLSADLDVQKTISLALVNLLVKNNVCKELVIEMGMLVPILELFQSGDATAQCHSCACVALLASSESNRDAIMVDGIIPLLALAKSYDPQVQQNATWALLHLTQSDWSTRILCQAGAIPVLVLLLQSSDSEVQFCSCTALCNIAAIQEYHPKLLSIGGHYLLKSLLTLVSSSVQKNSAQACRCLQTLSKNVLIQEQLMDLDCVLPLKALLKTSTAVCTEPAVTLLSALSAHPPNHDVLVGEGLLDEVGQLLHHHRSNSAIVTHSCVIITNLCSSSMGQQALMESLCLSGLLWALLSPALSDETLLHVTSCIHHLMTWDLLRSHLSVTLTAQQVSGLVKLSGQTQNPLLSYNCAAIMSKLEMTEEIISLLRPHYIAMAEYLLVFLKNKDVKFQHLGIIAIFNLKKDGDFSSLLANSELEVQLRKVHAQTEETRRLLQMIQPLSPSSVNP; encoded by the exons ATGGCTTCTGGTCTTTGTGAGAATTGCTCGCGACTCCTCAAAGAAGTTGCTGCTTATTTAAGAAAAGTTTGCAGAGagtttcaacaaaaaataaGGGACATTTTCAGAGAGCTGTCTCAGTGCACCTGCTTTAGGACTACACCTGAGAGGAATTTCCTGAGGAGGACGACTCAAGAGTTACACCTGCTGTATG atgATGAAACCCAACTGCTCAGTCAGGAAGGTCTGCAAACACTGAACAAACTTGCAGCCTCAGAAAGCACTGATCTACAAATGACTGCAGCCATGTATTATTTACATCTCAGTCATCACC TGAAATCTCCCCTTCCAGAAGACTTCATGGAGCCAGTCATGGCTTTACTTTTATCAGCTGACCTGGACGTGCAAAAGACCATCTCCCTCGCCTTGGTCAACCTGTTAGTAAAGAACAATG TGTGTAAAGAGTTGGTGATTGAAATGGGGATGCTGGTGCCCATACTGGAGTTGTTCCAGTCTGGTGATGCAACTGCTCAGTGTCACTCCTGTGCCTGCGTTGCCTTGCTGGCCTCCTCAG AATCAAACAGAGATGCTATCATGGTGGATGGAATCATACCGCTGTTGGCTTTAGCAAAATCCTATGACCCACAGGTGCAACAGAACGCAACCTGGGCTCTGTTACACCTCACACAGTCAG atTGGTCAACAAGGATCTTGTGTCAGGCAGGAGCTATCCCTGTGTTGGTTCTTCTGCTGCAGTCCTCAGATTCAGAGGTTCAGTTTTGCAGCTGCACTGCTCTGTGCAACATTGCTGCTATCCAGGAGTACCACCCAAAATTGTTGAGCATTGGGGGTCATTATTTGCTAAAGTCTCTTTTGACTCTCGTGTCTTCTTCTGTGCAAAAG aATTCAGCTCAAGCTTGCAGATGCCTGCAAACACTCTCAAAGAATG TTCTGATCCAGGAGCAGCTGATGGACCTGGACTGTGTGTTGCCTCTGAAGGCTCTTCTGAAAACCTCTACTGCTGTGTGCACAGAGCCAGCTGTAACACTCCTGTCTGCACTGTCAGCACACCCACCAAACCAT GACGTCCTCGTGGGTGAAGGACTGTTGGATGAAGTTGGTCAGTTGCTTCATCATCACAGGTCCAACTCTGCTATagtcacacacagctgtgtgatAATCACTAATCTGTGTAGCTCCAGCATGGGTCAGCAG GCTTTGATGGAAAGTCTATGTTTATCTGGACTCCTCTGGGCCcttctgtctcctgctctgtcaGATGAGACTTTGCTGCATGTGACATCATGCATACATCACCTGATGACCTGGG ATCTACTGAGGTCTCACCTGTCAGTGACACTAACAGCACAACAAGTTTCAGGACTGGTGAAGCTTtctggacaaacacaaaatcctCTGCTGTCATATAACTGTGCAGCCATCATGAGCAAACTAGAAATGACTG AGGAGATCATCAGCCTACTGAGACCTCACTACATCGCCATGGCAGAGTATCTGTTGGTATTTCTCAAAAATAAAGATGTTAAATTCCAGCATCTTGGCATCATTGCAATATTCAATCTCAAAAAAG ATGGAGACTTTTCATCTCTGTTGGCTAACAGTGAGCTGGAGGTCCAGCTCAGGAAGGTGCATGCGCAGACGGAGGAAACGAGACGGCTGCTGCAAATGATTCAGCCTCTTTCTCCATCCTCTGTTAACCCATGA